The DNA window TCCCCCGTACCGTATCCACCGACATTCACATTTACACATGGTACGGTGTCCATGGTTCGTAGGCCTGGGGTATCACCCATATAGCCAACCATGTTTTTCCCTGCCAACATGTTGTTATTGATAAGTGGTCCTGAAAGGGATCTGAACCACTCTACTTTACTTCCTTTAGGTAGATATTTCTCCCACAACTTAGCCTGTTTGTTAATGTCTGCACACCAATGGTGGACACAATATGGCTGGAAACCAACGGTTATCTTAACAGGGTCGCCAACTCTACCGAATTCTCCCCTGGGCTCGCCATATTTGGAAGCTATCTCCCAGTATTCTGCCGGAATCTTCTTTTCAGCAGCATATGCCCCTCTCTTGTAAGGCACGGGTTCCATGAGTATGGGTGTTACGGTAGCGAGTCCAGTTACCACGGCTGTCCTTATAAAATCGCGCCGAGTCATTCCAAACTTCTCTTTTTCTTCATGCTCAGACTCAAGAAAACGATCATAATTTTTATTCATAAATTTCACCTCCTTTCTTTTTAGGATTTAAGGAACTCCCGATAATTTATTACAAAACTGATAATTATAATTTATACTTTCCCTGCCTTACATAAAATACCCCTCATCTGCGCATGCCCATCAAACTCTTCAAATGGAGGACCGTCAGAAGTAATTGTGTTGATATTAGATTGGGAATAGCCATGTTCAGGCTCTTGGTACTCGGGGAACCACCAACCCATAAGCATTGAGACAACGTTAGGATGTATCTCTTTCACAAACTTAGCCTTGCCTTTAACTCGCTCCCCTTTTAGTTGGAAGGATTCCAGCCACATCCAATCCCCTTCATTAATGCCTAAATTCCTGGCAGTCTGTGGATGGATCTCTATTTCTGGTTCAGAAGCTTTCTTGCGTATAGAAGGACAATTACGCTGCTCAGTATGCATGTAATACCTGATACGGTGGTTGATCATGATTAGCGGATATTCTTTCCATAAGTCTGGCGTACTAAGCGGACTAACCGGCTCTTCCTTATAATTTGGTAAGGGGTCATAGCGAAGTTTCATGAAGCGGGTTGAATAAAGTTCAATCTTTCCCGTAGGGGTATTCCATAACCATCCAGGTCTTTCATACTTCTTAAACTCCACCGGGAATTCAATTCGTTGCCCGGGGTGACCCAGAAGATCATCGAAAGTTATCCCCAAGCTTTCAAGACAATAATTGTTGAATTCATCTACATTATCCCAGGGCACATCTGCCCCCATCCTTTTGCCCAGCTCAAGGACTATCAGGCGGTCATCCCAACATTCTCCAGGAGGCTCTACGACCTTGGGACAGGCGACGATTGTATTTCCATAACCCTCCCAGCTATTTGTAACAACATTTGTCTCAGCCCAATGGGCGGCCGGGAGCACTAAATCTGCCAATTCAGCGGTCGGTGTCATAAAGATGTCCGCCACAACCATAAAGTCAAGTTGTTTAAGAATATTCCAGACTTTTTTTGCATTTTCTGCATGAACTACTGGATTTGCTCCAGGAAGGTACAAACCCCTTACCTTTCCCTTTTTAATCGCCTCTAATAATAAGTAATTATGACTCACATAATCGTTAAAAAAGTCCGTCTCTCGGGGACCAGACCAGATTGGATACTCGTTGTATCCAATCCTTTTTGCCTCCAACTCAGGTGCCCGACCCCAATTACGCGCTAACCACCATATATCTTTAAATCCTTTAAGATAAGTGTTCTTTGTGCCAGGTTTAGTAGAGTAGGTAGTTGGCGTTGGTAGAAGGTTCCCACCAGGAACATCTATATCGCCTTTAATAGCTATGAGGCAACTAATTGCTCGGGAGGCTTGGGTGGAATTGAGAGACTGCCCATCTACTCCCACTCGGGTACGGATACACGAGGGGCGAGTTTTACCATATAACCTCGCTGCCTCGATAATCTGTTCTTTAGGAAGCCAAGTGATTTGTGAAACCCGCTCGGGAGTCCAAGGCTGAACCCTTTCTCGAAGTTCATCAAAACCATAACAGTGCTTTTTTACAAAATCTTTATCGTACATTTCCTCCTCAATGAGTATATGAAGCCATCCTAAGGCTAAGGCGCCATCTGACCCAGGACGAATTCTAAGCCATATATCTGATTTTTTGGCTGCTGGGATAGGCCGGGGGTCGATAACGATAACCTTGGCTCCTTTCTTTTGAGCATTGAATATCTTTATTGACTTAGCAGGCCCAGTCTCAGTTATATTCGCACCCCACAGTACAATACACTTACTATGTTCAAAATCTATTCGGGTCTCCCATGTAACCCTCGCTCCAATAGTGTAATGGTCGGCCAAAGCTCCTCCTTTTGAGCACTGGTAATTAGAATCGTAAACATTTGGTGTGTTGAGAATCTTAGAAGATAGATGGGATGCCATTACTGTCGTGAATTTATGGTGGGAACTGATTCCTACGCAATTAGCTTCAGGTCCGTATCGTTTCCTGATTTCTTTGAATTTGCCAGCCATCAGATCGAGGGCTTCATCCCAACTAATCCGGCTCCATTGTCCCCCACCTCTTTCTCCGATCCTTTTAAGTGGGTAGAGAACTCTATCAGAGTTATACAATATTTCGTGTAAATAAGCTCCTTTTTCACAGCGAGAAGTTTTAATTTTAACTAGCCGCCCATCTTCTACTTGACACTGTATTTTGCAATTCTCGTGACAGTTTTGGCATACTGTGTCTACGGTTCTTATAGAGTGATCCAATGTGTCTACGATTCTTATAGCGTGTTCCTTGGATAAATGCTTGTTCTTCTTCATGTCGGCCTCATTTGGGCTCTACTCTACCACCCCTACACAAGATGCCTCTCATTTGGGCATGACCGTTGAATTCTTCAAATGGGGGGCCATCTGAAATAATTGTGTTCACATTATATTCAAAAACGCCATGTTCTGGTTCTTCTATTTCTGGATACCACCAGCCCTGAGAGATGGAGACGACATTGGGATGCATTTTTTCAACAAATTTAGCCCTACCTTTTACCCGCTCTCCTTTGAGTTGGTAGGATTCCAACCACATCCAGTCTCCATCCTCGACGCCTAACTCTTTTGCCGTTTGGGGATGGATCTCAATCTCAGGTTCAGACGCCAGTCTGCGCAGAGAGGGACAATCAAACCGTTCTGAATTCTGATAGAACCTTAGCCGGTGATGGACCATTATAAGAGGATATTCTTTCCATACATCAGGTGTACTGATAGGGCTAACGGGATCTTCTTTATAGTTTGGCAATGGATCGTAGCCAATCTTCTTAAACCAGTACGAATAGAGTTCAATCTTTCCCGTAGGCGTGTTCCATTTCCAGCTAGGCAGTTTATACTTTTTAAACTCCATAGGAAATATCATCTGATGTTTGGGCTGAGCCATAAGCTCTTCATAAGTCGTTCCAACAGGCTCCAGCATCCAGTTGTGAAGTTCATCAATATTATTATAGGGCATATCCGCACCCATCCTTTTGCCCAGCTCAATTACTATCTTCATGTCGTCCCAAGCTTCTCCAGGTGGGTCTACTACTTTAGGACAGGCGACGATGCTGTTGCCATAAGGCGCTCCTGGAGCCCCACTGAGTGTATGATTTAAACTGTCAATTTCGGCTGAATGAGCCGCAGGGAGAACCAAGTCTGCAATTTCAGCCGTAGGAGTCATAAAAATATCGCTTACCACCATAAAATCAAGTCCTTTAAGAATATTCCAGAGCCTTTTGGGGTTGGCGTAATGGGCTATCGCATTATTGCCTGGGATATAAAGACCTCTGATTTTGCCCTGCTCCATAAAATCCAATAACCCAGGGTAATGACTGTTATAATCGAACCAGCTTATTTCCTGAGGGCCATTGTAAATTGGATACTCGCGGTATCCTGGTCTTTTAGCCTCGAGATCCGGGGAACGGCGCCAGTTTCGCATCATCCAGTAGATATTTCTAAACCCGTTAAGGGTTGTGTTCAGGTATTCCCTTGGTCCAAGGGCAGTAGCGGTAGGGATATCAGTAGGTGTATGAATAATATTACCTCCGATAGAATCCAGATCGCCCTTGATACTGAAAATGCAAGTGATTGCCCGGCAGGTTTGGGTGGAATTAAGAGACTGCCCATCTACACCCAGTCGCGTGTGGATACAAGAGGGGCGAGTTCGACCATATAACCTCGCCGCTTCAATAATCTGTTCTTTGGGGACCCAGGTGATTTTTTCAGCCCGCTCAGGAGTCCAAGGCTCAACTCGTTCTTTAAGTTCGTCAAAACCAATGCACTGTTCTGTCACGAATTCTTTATCGTACAGTTCCTCATTAATCATGACATGGAGCCACGCCAAAGCCAATGCACCATCTGATTGCGGTCGAACCCTGAGCCAAATATCCGCCCTCTTAGCCGTCTCTGAAAAACGTGGATCAATAACAATAATCTTTGCACCTTTCTTCTGGACATTGAACATATTTCTGGCTTTAACTGGCCTGGTATCTATTACATTCGCCCCCCAGAGGACAATGCACTTGCTGTTCTCATAATCAATACGGGTTTCCCATGTAACCCATTCCCCGAAGGTATAGAAATCGGAGATGCAGCTGCATTGTGAACATTGGTAATTGGCGTCTAATATGTTTGGGGTGTTGAGGAATTTTGCTAAACTATGACATGCATCGCATGTTCTTTCTTTGTGGTGGGAGGTAATGCCAACACAATTAGCCTCTGGTCCATAACGATCTTTAATTTCAGTGAACTTCTTTGCCATTAAATCGAGGGCTTCGTCCCAACTGATCTGAATCCAATTCCCGGTACCCTTTTCTCCAGCCGCCTTCAATGGATACTTTAATCGCCTTGGATGATGCAAAGTTTCTGCCATGTATAATCCCTTTTCACAGCCTGTATGTAATACCTTGGTCAGTTGGCCATTCTCGACTTTACATTCTATGAAACACCTCTCGTGACAAATCTGACAAATTGTTTCGACTGTTCCTGTAAATTGACTTCTCTCTCTCATAACGAACCTCCTCTAAAAGCACCCGAGTTCACATTCAACAATCTTAATCTTGAGTTCATTTGCTGTTTTCCCGGAATCACTGTAAGATACATTCATCTCTTTCGCTAACTCTCTTAGTTGATGGCATGTTACCCTATTATCATTCGCTAACCCTTTCAGTGCTTTTTTAAACTCTTCATTCATGTGACCTCCTTTCTTTATTTATTGTAGATAAGCAAAATCTATGCCATTACCTAAGATGTTGCTAACTATTTGATATAATTGAATTATTATTAAAAACATGAAGTCACACAACGCTACGCTATCTCATTTATGATATTAACATTCGATTTTTGAGAAGTTAGATTTGTGATTAAAATAATTTTGTTGTCTTGGAGTTTGATTTGCAGGGATATAATTCTAAGAAACTAATGTGACCTGTTGGATGAATGCAGTTTTCTCCACAAGGTATTAAGACTGATGCCCAATCTCTTTGCTGTCTCCTTTTTGTTGGACCGAAATTTTCTTAAGGTATCTTTTATAATCGCCTTTTCGTATTCCTCTACTTGTTCTTTCAGTGTTTGCTGTGAAATATCAGATGACAGTTTCCCAGATATGTTACTCGCCTCTCTTGTTATAATTATATGATTATCTAATCCTTCAAAAAGTTTAAGGAGTAAACTATCGTCGGATACTGATTCACCAAGCAGGATTACATATCTTTTTATCAGGGAGTCAAGTTCACGAATGTTTCCAGGCCAGTTATATTCCTTCATATTTTCAATCATAGTCTCAGATATTCTTTTCCTGCCCCTCGTATATTTGTAAAGGATTTCTTTAATAATGACAGGAATATCTTCCGGTCTTTCCCGCAAAGGTGGGATATCTAACTTGAGGATTGCCAGACGGAAATAAAGATCCATCCTGAATCTTCCTAATTTTACATCTCTCCATAAGTCTTTATAAGTAGAGCTAATAATTCGCACATCTATAGGCACAATCCTGTCACCACCAACGCGCATCACCTCTTTTTCCTCAAGAACCCTTAATAATCTTACCTGTAGATTCTGAGAAATGTCAGCTATCTCATCAAGAAAGATTGTTCCTTCGTTTGCCAGTTCAAACAAGCTGACCTTGCCACCTCTTTTTGCTCCTGTAAATGCACCTTCTTCGTATCCAAAAAGTTCACTCTCTAACAACGATTCAGACAGGGCTGAACAATTTATTGCCACGAAAGGTTTGTTTTTCCTGCTGCTTAAATTATGTATGCTCTGGGCAAAAATCTCCTTTCCTGTCCCTGTCTCTCCTTGAATTAATATTGTTGCATCGGTTTCAGCATATTTTTTTGCGTTATATACAACCTCTTTCATTGTTGTGCTTTCGCCTTTAATCTGGTCTATTGTATATTTAGCTACAAATCCTTTTTTATAGAGTTCTTCTCTCAACTTCCTATCAATTTTTTGAATGCTTGAAGCCTCTTTAAATGTTAATACAACACCTTGAGTCATATCGCCAACTTTAAAAGGAAGTGAGTTTATTACAACATGTAGGTCCCCTATATGACAGATCTGATCCATTTCTGGTTTTCCTGTCCTTAAAACATTGAACAAGCCTGTAAATCTTAAAGCACAGTGGGATGACAATGGCTCGGAACAAAGTTCCGGTAGAGATTTTCCAACCTCTTTTTTCAATTCAATGCCTAAAATCTCCTCAGCTGTCTGATTGAATGTTTTAATCCTACCATTATTATCAACCACTATAACTCCTTCTTTAATTGTTTCGAGAATTGCCCGGAGTTGCGCTGTATCCCTTTGTTCCTTCCTTCGTGTAGAAGCAATAGCTCTGGCCTCTCGAAGAGCCTGTAGAATTGCTCCCTTTGTGGCAAAGATAATAATTCCTACCCCTCCTAATGAAGTGATTATCTGATTGGCAATTCCTCCACCAACAACACAGCTTATTCCTTCTTCTACTGCTTTTGAGATACCATTCATTAACTCTTCCGTTGTAGAATAAATTATCTGGCGTATTTTTATAGAAAGCAAATTCTCGAAAACCTCAATACCATCAGTTGGTATGGAAAAACTTACAAGTCCAATATTAGAACTGTAATTCTTTGCCTCAATAAGAGCATTGAGTATATCCTGATGTGTTATTGCTATCTTAACAACAGGCTGACCAATGGTCTGAGCCAAAATATCACCAAATCCTCTGAGTGCAAGTATTACTTCAACTCCCTCATCAAGAAGTTTTTGGGCAACAGGGACTGCTTCTTCCATTCTTGCTAATTTTACTAATTTCACTATTAACTCTTCAGTCTCTGGGTCAGAATAATGTTTGACCATCTCGCAGACTTTGGCTGAATTAGAGAGGAGGGCAAATTTATATTTTTTATTCTTCATAACTTCAATACCTCTACTCCTAAGTTAAATAATACTATAACAAAAATAGTTATAATAAAAAATGATATTTTTCATTTACCTTATTCGGAACTTTAGGGAAAGAAATCTGCTGGATTAGACTAACAGCATTTTTTGGTACTAAAAAGCGGAGAGAAGTTACTTTTCATCTCCACTTCTAAAATCTCTTTATAACATTTCTTTTTTGTTAGTGTTATTTCTTGGTGGCAACAACATCTACCATCTTATCTTCCTGTTCTACCAAGGCAGATATCTTTCGTATCGCATCAGGACCATTATCAGCATATCCATCAGCACCTATCTTATCAGCATATTTCTGGGTAACCGGGGCTCCACCGATGATAACTTTTATTTCATTTCGGATTCCATTTTCAGATAGTAACGAGATTACCTCCTGCATCCGTGGCATGGTTGTAGTCATCACAGCCGACATTCCCAGCACCTGGGGACGTGTTTCTTTTGCCTTTGAAAGGAAGACTTCGTTGGATACATCAACACCGAGGTCAACAACTTCATACCCAGCAGTTTCAAGAAGCATGATCACGATATTCTTCCCGATGTCGTGTATGTCGTCTGCGACAGTTCCGATCATTACCTTAGCCGGAGTATGTGTCTTTTTCACTTTAACATGTGGTCTCAGAACCTCAACAGCGGACTTCATAGCCCGCGCAGCCCTGAGAAGTTCAGGAACAAAGTATTCATGTCTGTCAAACTTTTCGCTGACTAACGCCATGCCTTTGGTAAGCCCGTTGACTATAGCATTACCTGGATCTACACCTTCCTCAAGCGACTGTTTGGCAAGCTGGGCTGCTTCGTTATGTTCTCCTCTGTCAACAACATCTGCCAGTTTTGCAAGGATATCATCCGTCATAACTTTTTTCATTTTACCTTTACCTCCCAATGTTTTTTATAATGAAAAACTCTGTTCTAAAACTGGAACTACAGCTTTGGAAACGCACCACTACGGAAAAACTTAAGGAAAGCCTCACAGTCTTGGTCGTTTCCACGCAATGTTTCAGCAGATCTAATCAAGGACATCAGTATTTGATCAGTCGGATCGCAGACAACCGCATCCAACCCTCGAGCCATGAGCATTACTATATAAGCTCTGTTCAGCCATTTTCTTTCAGGCAGACCAAAGGAAATATTACTAACTCCACATACAGTATGCGCATCTGGGAACTCGCTATGTAACGCAGCAACACAGTCTGTAACATCTGTCCCATTGCTCTGATCAATAGCTACAGGTAAAACGCATGGATCCAAGAAGATGTCCTCATCCGTCAGTCCTGTATCCCTGAGGTATTTAACCAGACTCTGGGCTATTTCAATCTTCGATCGCACTCCTCCTTTGACTATACCTTTTGCTGCACACAGTCCAATAGTCCGAGGTTTCCACTTTTCTATCACCTTAAGCCCAGGACCAAGTCTTGGTGGTGACAGGGAGATGGAATTCAGAATCGGCCTGCCTCTTTTCCAGTCGTAGACTTCCATTCCACGGAATTGAGCCTGCATCGAATCGCTGTCAAGGCACAGTGGCAAATTGACAGAGCGCTGGACTACCTCAACCAGCCAAGCCATAGTCTCAGGCTCACGCTCTGGTATGCCTGCATTAACTCCGATGTAGTCCGCTCCTGCCTCAGCCTGTGCGACTGCCAAATCAGTCACAAATGACGCATTCCGATCCTCTACTGCATTTAGCACAGACTTACGGCTACAGTTAATTAGTTCTCCAATAATTACCATTAGAGACTTCCTAATTGAGAGACTTAGCTTCCATGTCTACTTGCGTTAAAATCTTTCCATGTATCAATGAAAGCCCTGAAGTTTTCCTTTGGAGTATCCTTGGGTACAACACATGCCCCCGAGAGCATAAAGCCTTTGGCTTTGGTCCCAATATCAAGCGCCTCTCTGGTCTCCTTTTTCACCTGCTCCACGCTACCTTCAAGCATAGTCTGGACTACATCAACCTGACCCAACAGAGATACCTTGTTTCCCATCTCTCTGACTGCTTTTTTGAAATCTACATTAACATATCCTGAGTCCAGACTGATAATATCTGCACCTGTCTTCACGATCAGGTCCCAGCGGTCATCCCACCACCCACATATGTGATACATCACCTTGGCTCCAGCCTCGTGATAGGCGTCGAATTGCTTCTTGTCAAATGGTAGCGAGAACTTTTCGTAGTAGTCTCTTTTTACGAAGCTCCCTGATGCAAGTGGATTGGCAATCAGAATAATGTCGGCTCCTGCCTCAATAAGTGCCTTGCCATATATGATACAACCCTCGGTTGCAAGTTCAATCAGTTCCATAAGCCATTTCGGTCTGTCCTCGAGATCCAGCATAAAATTATTAATCCCCCTAAGAAAAACGGCATTTCTATAACCAGCCTGGCAGAAAGCGACGATCGGCAACTCATTCCCCACGCGCTCTTTAAGACCACGGACAATGTTTATAAGCAGAGGAATCTTGGCATCACATGACGGATCAAGCATCTTGATCTGCGATAAATCTGTGCTGTTTTCCAGCGGACTTTGTACCGGGTTGGGAGCCTGGTCCTCATAGTATGTCTGTTTGAGTCCCATCGCCTCAGCCTCGGGACTGGTCATCATGATATCCCATACGCAATCAAGGTCGAACTTCTTTGAGAAGTTGACCTGTACATCCACGAAACGGCGGTAGTCTTCGTACATCTGACTGAATGTATAACCGTAGTAAGTAATACCATACTCCCGTATGAAAGGAAGGCAGGGCACACGGTCTACTTCCCTCAGTTCAGTAGCAGCCATTACTCGTTCTTTAGGTGTCATGTCTCTTTTCTTGCCCATATATTGAATCTCCCTTTATGTATCTCCAACCTTTAAACTATTCAATTAATCCTGAATATTCTCTTTGCATTCTGGTAAGCGATTTTCTGAGCAACATCAGGATTTAGTTGAGAAAGGATATTCTTGAGTTCATCCATCAAAGCAGAATACATCTTACCATAACATTTTGGGCTCATTGCATCACAACTGATCATTATCCTGTCAGGATAACTTATAAATAACTTCCTCCAGTCCTCCCCTAAATGTCCATTCTCATCAATAACTGAGTTTTTCAAGGTGTATTCCTTAAATATTGCTAATGATTCTGGTGAGACTCCTTTTGCGTTATTGGCCCTCGGTTGGACATCACTGATATCTGTATAGAGATTAGGATGTTTATCAAGCATGGCTTTAACTACCTCTGGATTTGCCCTTCCTAAGTGACACCAGATAATCAATGCATCCTTATTGTGCTCAAGGAGTCTTTCAAGACGGGGGACTGTATCTTCATCAGCAGATTTACTCACAAACTCTATATACTCTCCTTTGGACTCTGCCTCCATGTGGATAAATACTGGAAGGTTCAATCTGGCAGCAAGATCAATCAGTCTGAACATAAATGGTGAATCTGCTGGGAAATTATAGTCATGCGCCTTCTCAGGGACTGCTTGGCCATTGCCGTAATGTCTGAGTCGTATCTCCCCGATCCCCTTGAATGGTCCTCCTTTTAAATCTTTCTCTATCTTTTCTATTGATCTTTCAAAATTTTCCTCCCACCAACCCTGGCGATAACCCTGGAAAAATATTATCTCTTCCCTGTTAATAGATATATTAGACCCCTGGCATAATAGAGTCTGAATAGCAGAGCCTCCATAGAATGGGATCACTCTGTCTGGATATCTCTCATAGAATTTTATAACCTGGGCTTCCTTAGCTCCTCCACGGGGCATAATCCCGATATGAGAGACATCATTTGCGTTTATATCCTCGATTACTTCCTCAAAGTCTACACCTGGTGCAGCATGAGAATGGATGTCTATATACTGCATCGTTTTTCCTCCCTTGTCTAATAGATTACATTTATTTATCCGTTACTTCGATCATCTTAATCCGATCTTCCCGAAGGCTCAAGAATATCCTGTCCTTCTTACGCTCTACCTCAAAATAAGGATTAGCCTGCACTCTGAGGGTCAGATCGCCCACTTTCACCCAGTAGTTAATGACGTTTCCCAAGAATGCCGATCTCTGAATTTTGCCTTCCAAGATATTGACCACTTTTCCCGGACGCTCGGTGTAAAGTTCAAAATCTTCCGGGCGAATACATAGAAGCACCCGGCTGCCCAGACCTACCAGATGTGAGTTGAGCCCGCTACAGACCACCTCTTCTCCTTCTTCAGTCTCAACTATACGACAGCCTTCGTCTATCCGGGAGATTACCCCAGGAATGAAATTAGACACACCGATGAAGTCAGCTACAAATTTTGACTGGGGCTTGTGATAGATTTCAAATGGAGTCCCTTCCTGAACAACCGCCCCACTTTCCATGACTATCACCTTATCCGACAAAACCATTGCCTCACTCTGGTCGTGGGTAACATAAATCGTCGTCACACCAGTCCGCCTCTGTATCTCTTTGAGCTCGAAGCGGACTATCTCTCTCACCTTTGCATCAAGGTTAGCCAGTGGCTCATCCAGGAGAAGCAGACGAGGCGAATAGACTAATGCCCTCGCCAGAGCCACCCGCTGCTGCTGACCACCTGAGAGTTCTCCAGGGTAGCGATCGGCAAGACCCTCCATATGAACCAAAGACAAGATTTCATCTACCTTCTCTGTGATCTTGGATTTGGAGAACTTACGAATCCTTAAGGGATAGGCAATATTGTTATACACGGTGAGGTGAGGCCAGATAGCATAAGATTGGAACACCATGCCAATATCCCGCTTTTCTGCAGGTTCATTTATCCCCTGAGAGCGGGAAAAGACAGTCTTCTCGTTAATGATGACCTCTCCTTGGTCAGGTTCAAGAAGGCCGGCAATCATCCGCATCGTGGTCGTTTTGCCACTGCCACTGGGTCCTAAAAAGGTAACCAACTTGCCGTCCTCCACATCTATACTTATATGGTTAACCGCAGTAAAGTCACCAAAGGACTTCACCAGATCAACCGCACTCACCATTATCTTCATAGCCATTCCTCCCGCTCAATCACAGTATAAAGCTAAAACACCTTTTCAGAGCCTTCGATCTTAATGATTGGCGGTAACTCAGCTCCTTTATATGGGGTCTTGATTTTGCCCTTGACTGTTTCTTGAGGTGATAGTTTCCCCTCCTTAGGCAGGATGACCCTACCGCTAGCCCACCCACCTTCTTCCTTAGCTGAGGCGAAAATGATGAACTGAGCGGGCGTACTTCCCATATTCTGGATAGTGAACTCTACCACCAGTCTGCCCTTCTTCTCTCCCTCTTTTTCCATCTCCAATGTAGGCATGATAGCAGTAATCTTTAAATTCTCTGATACCTCTACCTGTATCTCTGGCTCTACAGCAAAAGCATAGTTAGCCGATAAAAGCCAGATTGCCACCAACACTATAACAATCATTTTCTTCATGTTACCCTCCTGATAAACTACGCTTTGATAGTTCACTACGCTTAGTTAATTCTGCAAACTTGACTCGGGTTAGTTTCATGATAATTCCCACAAAAATCAGGGTAAGCAAAGAACTAATGATGATGAACGAACACATTTGCTGCCAGCGGCCATCTTCCCATGTGTTAAAGATGATATAGGCAAAGACCTCGTTTCCTAAACTGAAGAGAATGATGGATGCCCCTACTTCTCTTACCATAGAGGCAAATATCACGATGAGTCCCACGAACATGCCTGGTTTAACCAAAGGCAGTGTCACCGTCCGAAACTGGTGCAGCCACGAAG is part of the Nitrospirota bacterium genome and encodes:
- a CDS encoding TatD family hydrolase, with product MQYIDIHSHAAPGVDFEEVIEDINANDVSHIGIMPRGGAKEAQVIKFYERYPDRVIPFYGGSAIQTLLCQGSNISINREEIIFFQGYRQGWWEENFERSIEKIEKDLKGGPFKGIGEIRLRHYGNGQAVPEKAHDYNFPADSPFMFRLIDLAARLNLPVFIHMEAESKGEYIEFVSKSADEDTVPRLERLLEHNKDALIIWCHLGRANPEVVKAMLDKHPNLYTDISDVQPRANNAKGVSPESLAIFKEYTLKNSVIDENGHLGEDWRKLFISYPDRIMISCDAMSPKCYGKMYSALMDELKNILSQLNPDVAQKIAYQNAKRIFRIN
- a CDS encoding uroporphyrinogen decarboxylase family protein; the encoded protein is MGKKRDMTPKERVMAATELREVDRVPCLPFIREYGITYYGYTFSQMYEDYRRFVDVQVNFSKKFDLDCVWDIMMTSPEAEAMGLKQTYYEDQAPNPVQSPLENSTDLSQIKMLDPSCDAKIPLLINIVRGLKERVGNELPIVAFCQAGYRNAVFLRGINNFMLDLEDRPKWLMELIELATEGCIIYGKALIEAGADIILIANPLASGSFVKRDYYEKFSLPFDKKQFDAYHEAGAKVMYHICGWWDDRWDLIVKTGADIISLDSGYVNVDFKKAVREMGNKVSLLGQVDVVQTMLEGSVEQVKKETREALDIGTKAKGFMLSGACVVPKDTPKENFRAFIDTWKDFNASRHGS
- a CDS encoding ABC transporter ATP-binding protein is translated as MKIMVSAVDLVKSFGDFTAVNHISIDVEDGKLVTFLGPSGSGKTTTMRMIAGLLEPDQGEVIINEKTVFSRSQGINEPAEKRDIGMVFQSYAIWPHLTVYNNIAYPLRIRKFSKSKITEKVDEILSLVHMEGLADRYPGELSGGQQQRVALARALVYSPRLLLLDEPLANLDAKVREIVRFELKEIQRRTGVTTIYVTHDQSEAMVLSDKVIVMESGAVVQEGTPFEIYHKPQSKFVADFIGVSNFIPGVISRIDEGCRIVETEEGEEVVCSGLNSHLVGLGSRVLLCIRPEDFELYTERPGKVVNILEGKIQRSAFLGNVINYWVKVGDLTLRVQANPYFEVERKKDRIFLSLREDRIKMIEVTDK